Proteins encoded within one genomic window of Pygocentrus nattereri isolate fPygNat1 chromosome 9, fPygNat1.pri, whole genome shotgun sequence:
- the irak1bp1 gene encoding interleukin-1 receptor-associated kinase 1-binding protein 1 homolog, whose amino-acid sequence MAVSTARVFASLIPATGGVCGNMDELELNYTTKRASSPPWSTARRVEVTGSAELSSPPDRASLAVSVISSKESVNDAANSVTRRLEYILQTARQHGVKEEDTVVTKHIQRDGDLYRMQAEVSVVFSDFEKMECVRSVLIEKLDKSVCVGDPQFSHSEGCLSLLRRRVCVAAVETARLKAKEVCNVLGQALGRPLLVREEDSQEWTCGQQESVALPLTLQQKVGQMTVWASSRVFVTFELRPKDGTRKNL is encoded by the exons ATGGCGGTCAGTACAGCTCGGGTTTTCGCCTCTCTGATACCGGCCACCGGCGGCGTTTGCGGAAATATGGATGAATTAGAGCTCAATTACACGACAAAACGGGCCTCTTCACCGCCGTGGAGCACGGCGAGGCGCGTGGAGGTGACGGGCAGCGCGGAACTGAGCTCTCCGCCTGACAGAGCCTCCCTGGCCGTCTCTGTGATTAGCAGCAAAGAAAGCGTTAACGATGCGGCCAACAGTGTGACTCGCCGCCTGGAGTACATCCTACAAACCGCCAGACAGCACGGAGTTAAG GAAGAGGACACGGTTGTGACAAAACATATTCAAAGAGATGGCGACCTGTACCGCATGCAAGCTGAG GTGAGTGTGGTGTTTTCAGACTTTGAGAAGATGGAGTGTGTGCGCTCTGTGCTGATTGAAAAGCTggataaaagtgtgtgtgttggggaccCTCAGTTCTCACACAGTGAAGGGTGCCTCAGTCTGTTAAG ACGACGAGTATGTGTAGCAGCTGTGGAGACGGCCCGCCTCAAAGCAAAAGAAGTGTGTAATGTGCTGGGACAGGCTCTGGGCCGCCCCCTCCTGGTCCGAGAAGAGGATTCGCAGGAGTGGACGTGTGGCCAACAAGAGTCTGTGGCCCTCCCTCTGACACTACAGCAGAAAGTGGGCCAGAT